The following coding sequences lie in one Flagellimonas eckloniae genomic window:
- a CDS encoding RNA polymerase sigma factor, which produces MTFLKRLFLIIVNQSKKSLGIGHSYNTLTDEELVQKIVASNDTLLFGVLYDRYAKMVYNKCYGFSKSQDEAEDLTQDVFLMLFVKLASFKGKSKFSTWLYSFTYNFCVNYVNRNKQRKMSDNSVPMENTEYKLTETEVPDESIYELKASRLDKALQLLTPEDKSILLLKYQDGASIKDLCELMEVGESAIKMRLKRAKAKLLEIYNTVS; this is translated from the coding sequence GTGACTTTTCTAAAAAGGCTGTTTCTAATCATAGTGAATCAATCGAAGAAATCGTTGGGAATAGGCCATTCGTACAATACTCTTACCGATGAGGAACTAGTGCAAAAAATTGTAGCGAGTAATGATACTTTGCTGTTTGGAGTACTTTATGACCGCTATGCAAAAATGGTATACAACAAGTGCTACGGATTTTCAAAATCGCAGGACGAGGCAGAGGATTTAACACAGGATGTGTTTTTGATGTTGTTTGTTAAGTTGGCATCCTTTAAGGGAAAGTCAAAATTCTCTACCTGGCTGTATTCGTTTACCTATAATTTCTGTGTGAATTATGTAAACAGAAACAAGCAACGGAAAATGAGCGATAATTCCGTGCCCATGGAAAATACCGAGTACAAGCTGACAGAAACGGAAGTACCTGACGAGAGTATTTATGAATTAAAAGCAAGCAGATTAGATAAGGCACTGCAATTACTGACACCCGAAGATAAATCTATATTACTTTTAAAATATCAGGATGGAGCATCGATAAAAGATTTGTGCGAGCTTATGGAAGTAGGTGAAAGTGCAATAAAAATGCGATTGAAACGCGCAAAAGCAAAGTTATTGGAAATCTATAATACTGTATCATAG